A stretch of the Serratia marcescens genome encodes the following:
- a CDS encoding MFS transporter, which produces MNTAEKTLPKSQTAEKGAVNYKVIVGASLGNGLEIFDFTVYSFFAAIIGKLYFPSDSAYGSLLMSVAVFGVGFIMRPLGSMVLGAYADRVGRKAAMLMTIVLMGVGTALIAFAPTHAQIGVLAPVLIVVGRLIQGFAAGGEVGSATTLLLESAGANQRGFFVSWQAISQGVSALLGASCGLALTYFLPEEALYAWGWRVPFIIGLLIIPVGVYIRKHLEETYSGEQPDRARIPLNPVWDLVSNHAKDLLLGVLVIMSGTVMVYVVLLYMPTYMMQTYHIAGPTAYLFSCIASVVQIVAVYYAGRYVDRIQNYKRPLLFSIFAALILIYPTFWFLSATQTLWLAIVFRILLIGALGINMLASTMLIVSALPRHVRATGTSMIYAFGVTLFGGSAQLIVTWLLETSGNPLAPAWYVTGMLTVSLIATLLFRERHKE; this is translated from the coding sequence ATGAACACTGCTGAAAAAACCTTGCCCAAAAGCCAAACGGCGGAGAAAGGCGCGGTAAATTACAAAGTCATTGTCGGCGCCAGCCTGGGCAACGGCCTGGAGATTTTCGACTTCACCGTGTACAGCTTCTTTGCCGCCATCATCGGCAAACTCTATTTCCCCAGCGACAGCGCCTACGGTTCATTGTTGATGTCGGTGGCGGTGTTCGGCGTCGGCTTTATCATGCGCCCGCTGGGTAGCATGGTGCTGGGCGCCTATGCCGACCGGGTCGGCCGCAAGGCCGCCATGCTGATGACCATCGTGCTGATGGGCGTCGGCACTGCCCTGATCGCCTTCGCGCCGACCCATGCGCAAATCGGCGTTCTGGCGCCGGTGTTGATCGTAGTCGGCCGCCTGATTCAGGGCTTCGCTGCCGGCGGTGAAGTGGGCTCAGCGACTACGCTGCTGCTGGAGTCGGCCGGCGCCAATCAGCGCGGCTTTTTCGTCAGCTGGCAGGCGATCAGCCAGGGCGTCAGCGCCCTGCTCGGCGCCTCTTGTGGGCTGGCGCTCACCTATTTTCTGCCGGAAGAGGCGCTTTATGCCTGGGGCTGGCGCGTGCCGTTCATCATCGGCCTGCTGATCATTCCGGTCGGCGTCTATATCCGTAAGCACCTTGAAGAGACCTACAGCGGCGAACAGCCGGATCGTGCGCGGATACCGCTGAATCCGGTATGGGATCTGGTGAGCAACCATGCTAAAGACCTGTTGCTGGGTGTGCTGGTCATCATGTCCGGCACCGTGATGGTTTATGTTGTGCTGCTTTACATGCCGACCTACATGATGCAGACCTACCACATCGCCGGCCCGACCGCCTATCTGTTCAGCTGCATCGCCTCCGTGGTGCAAATTGTGGCAGTCTATTACGCCGGGCGCTATGTCGATCGGATCCAGAATTACAAAAGGCCGCTGCTGTTCTCGATCTTTGCGGCACTGATCCTGATTTACCCGACCTTCTGGTTCCTCAGCGCCACGCAAACCCTGTGGCTGGCGATTGTTTTCCGCATCCTGCTGATCGGCGCTCTAGGCATCAACATGCTGGCGAGCACCATGCTGATCGTCTCGGCGCTGCCGCGCCACGTGCGCGCCACCGGCACCTCGATGATTTACGCTTTCGGCGTAACGCTGTTTGGCGGATCGGCGCAGCTGATCGTCACCTGGCTGCTGGAGACCAGCGGCAACCCGCTGGCGCCGGCGTGGTACGTGACCGGCATGCTGACCGTCAGCCTGATAGCCACTCTGCTGTTCCGAGAGCGTCATAAAGAATAG